Proteins encoded together in one Lathyrus oleraceus cultivar Zhongwan6 chromosome 5, CAAS_Psat_ZW6_1.0, whole genome shotgun sequence window:
- the LOC127081751 gene encoding uncharacterized protein LOC127081751 — protein MTTSIRHTFTLKYKEPKLDSLKGLISDLSLSRRDEFRKNYGKILSLLNKKVDYEIISSLAQYYDPPLRCFTFADFQLAPTLEEVERIVGLKLKDFNPFPKLEEDMGPKKIASALSINVPTVRDNWTEKGGCKGFAAMFLEDLALKFKKSGNWNAFYAVLALLIHGIVLFPNVEKFVDQVAIEVFLSGNPVPFLLADIYYAIHTRHEKRGGMLLCCAPLLYTWFMQHMPEEGPFVAKELKSPQKLASLTASSIRWYIREWETPDIIGCINYNPMLSRLQHDYSMDGPPDAKDLQPFVLSDIQASNPDVRAVRKAWLKVVRMGKEFGKRNILAKEPYTQWMKERVEKIQLPYILKAPALPKTPEPEPILPEDMEKLVTKVKELEVENAELRIQMNRVILENQNLKEERKGKAQELEDSNKRARLLEDQKDDLDHILLGSTSVIRTRKEELKKAEYRICELGRLLDKSLMDKKEIKLDFEAQIRDLREALKKCEEKLSREILQKEEAERNCHHLRYELEEATRRFAILESQEGDAAYLLLKNDCVY, from the exons atgacaactTCAATAAGACACACTTTCACGcttaagtacaaggaacctaagTTGGACAGTTTGAAGGGTTTGATCTCTGATTTGTCTCTCAGCAGACGTGATGAGTTCAGAAAAAACTATGGGAAAATTTTGAGCCTTCTAAACAAGAAAGTTGACTATGAAATTATCAGCTCTCTGGCACAATATTATGATCCCCCTCTGCGTTGTTTCACATTCGCTGATTTCCAGctagctcctactttggaagaagttGAGAGGATCGTGGGACTCAAGTTGAAAGATTTTAATCCGTTTCCAAAGCTCGAAGAAGATATGGGCCCAAAGAAGATAGCTTCGGCCCTAAGCATCAATGTCCCGACTGTTCGAGACAATTGGACTGAAAAAGGGGGTTGCAAAGGTTTTGCCGCAATGTTTTTAGAGGATTTAGCTCTAAAGTTCAAGAAAAGTGGAAATTGGAATGCATTCTATGCTGTGTTGGCTTTATTGATCCATGGGATTGTGTTATTCccaaatgttgaaaaatttgtggatcAAGTGGCCATAGAAGTCTTTCTCTCTGGCAATCCAGTACCATTTCTCTTAGCTGATATTTACTATGCCATTCACACTCGACATGAAAAGAGGGGTGGAATGTTGTTATGTTGTGCTCCTTTGCTTTACACTTGGTTCATGCAACACATGCctgaagaaggtccttttgtgGCAAAAGAACTTAAGTCTCCCCAGAAATTAGCTTCTCTCACCGCGAGTTCCATCAGATGGTATATCCGAGAGTGGGAAACCCCAGACATTATA ggttgcatcaactataaccctaTGTTATCTCGATTACAACACGATTACTCCATGGATGGTCCTCCTGACGCAAAGGACTTACAGCCATTTGTGCTCTCcgacatccaagcaagcaatcctgATGTAAGAGCAGTACGAAAGGCTTGGTTAAAGGTTGTAAGAATGGGTAAAGAGTTTGGAAAGAGAAACATTCTTGCCAAAGAACCTTACACGCAATGGATGAAAGAAAGAGTTGAGAAAATCCAGTTGCCATATATCTTAAAGGCTCCAGCTCTTCCTAAAACTCCTGAGCCCGAGCCCATACtccctgaggacatggagaaactcGTTACTAAGGTTAAGGAGCTCGAAGTGGAGAATGCCGAATTACGAATTCAGATGAACCGAGTTATCTTGGAAAATCAGAATTTGAAAGAGGAACGTAAGGGAAAAGCCCAAGAACTTGAGGATAGCAACAAGAGAGCTAGGCTTTTGGAAGACCAGAAAGATGATCTTGATCATATCCTATTGGGTTCCACATCAGTGATCCGAACCAGGAAGGAAGAGCTCAAGAAAGCTGAGTATAGGATTTGTGAGTTAGGGAGGTTGTTGGATAAATCTCTCATGGATAAAAAAGAAATTAAGCTTGACTTTGAGGCACAAATCCGTGACTTGAGGGAAGCTCTGAAGAAATGCGAGGAAAAGTTGTCTCGCGAGATCCTCCAAAAGGAAGAAGCTGAAAGGAACTGTCACCATCTCAGGTACGAGTTGGAAGAAGCTACTAGGAGGTTTGCAATTTTGGAGAGCCAAGAAGGTGACGCGGCCTATTTACTCCTGAAGAATGATTGTGTGTACTAG